In one window of Streptomyces sp. NBC_01224 DNA:
- a CDS encoding ROK family protein: MKSNLTPLGPKADKDTVRRSNLSLVLRAVRDEGEATRAGVAARVGLTRAAVSSLVEQLIDIGFLTESGKTFSGQAGRPGTALKVARTGPAGLGVEVNIDYVSVCVVDLAGTGRVRLTEHLDNRGAPPAKVLARAAGIAARTLESAREQELFPVGVALALPGLVSGGAVRQAPNLGWNQVPAEELFAASLAAEQPGREALPVSSENEANLAALAELWFGGLDTVRSFLYLTGEIGVGGALVIDGELLRGAHGFAGEIGHVVVDAQGPQCRCGSRGCLEQYAGQAALLRAAGIQDSGSGSGVAELERRALAGDEQAVAAVTEAGRMLGRVLSGTVNLLDPDAVVLGGIYRNLMPWLSPPADEELTGRVVSGLWAPGSGRLRASSVAGDAARGAAALVMTGVLADPVAYADGRETG; encoded by the coding sequence ATGAAGAGCAACCTCACACCGCTGGGGCCCAAGGCCGACAAGGACACCGTGCGCCGGAGCAACCTCAGTCTGGTGCTGCGGGCCGTCCGTGACGAGGGCGAGGCGACCAGGGCCGGGGTCGCCGCGCGGGTGGGGCTGACCCGGGCCGCGGTGTCCTCGCTCGTCGAGCAACTCATCGACATCGGGTTTCTCACCGAGTCCGGCAAGACCTTCAGCGGGCAGGCGGGGCGCCCCGGGACCGCGCTCAAAGTGGCGCGCACGGGGCCTGCCGGGCTCGGTGTGGAGGTCAACATCGACTATGTGTCGGTATGTGTCGTCGATCTGGCGGGCACCGGCCGGGTACGGCTCACCGAGCACCTCGACAACCGCGGCGCGCCGCCCGCAAAGGTGCTGGCGCGGGCGGCCGGGATCGCGGCGCGCACCCTGGAGTCGGCGCGCGAGCAGGAACTGTTCCCGGTCGGGGTGGCGCTCGCCCTGCCCGGTCTGGTCTCCGGCGGTGCGGTGCGCCAGGCGCCCAACCTGGGCTGGAATCAGGTTCCGGCCGAGGAACTCTTCGCCGCTTCGCTCGCCGCCGAGCAACCCGGTCGCGAGGCGCTGCCGGTGAGTTCGGAGAACGAGGCCAATCTGGCGGCGCTCGCCGAGCTCTGGTTCGGCGGACTCGACACGGTCCGCAGTTTCCTGTATCTGACGGGCGAGATCGGCGTCGGTGGCGCCCTGGTCATCGACGGTGAACTCCTGCGCGGGGCGCACGGGTTCGCCGGGGAGATCGGGCATGTGGTGGTGGACGCGCAGGGACCGCAGTGCCGGTGCGGCTCGCGCGGCTGTCTGGAGCAGTACGCGGGACAGGCGGCGCTGTTGCGGGCCGCCGGGATCCAGGATTCCGGCAGCGGCTCCGGGGTGGCCGAGCTGGAACGGCGCGCCCTGGCCGGGGACGAGCAGGCGGTGGCCGCTGTCACGGAGGCCGGCCGGATGCTGGGGCGGGTGTTGTCCGGGACGGTGAATCTGCTCGACCCGGACGCGGTGGTGCTCGGCGGGATATACCGGAACCTGATGCCATGGCTGTCACCGCCCGCCGACGAGGAGCTGACCGGCCGGGTGGTGTCCGGGCTCTGGGCCCCCGGGAGCGGCCGTCTGCGCGCCTCGTCCGTGGCGGGTGACGCGGCGCGGGGCGCTGCGGCGCTGGTGATGACGGGGGTACTGGCCGACCCGGTGGCGTACGCGGACGGCCGGGAAACCGGCTGA
- the xylA gene encoding xylose isomerase, with product MTERFTPTPDDKFTFGLWTVGWQGRDPFGDATRTAIDPVDSVQRLAELGAYGVTFHDDDLIPFGSTDTEREGIVKRFRQALDAAGLVVPMATTNLFTHPVFKDGAFTANDRDVRRYALRKTLRNIDLAVELGATTYVAWGGREGSESGAAKDIRVALDRMKEAFDLLGDYVTEQGYDLKFAIEPKPNEPRGDILLPTIGHALAFIERLERPELVGVNPETGHEQMAGLNFPHGIAQALWAGKLFHIDLNGQSGIKYDQDLRFGAGDLRQAFWLVDLLETAGYQGPRHFDFKPPRTEDYDGVWASAAGCMRNYLILKERAAAFRADPAVREALRASRLDELARPTAEDGVAGLLADRSAFEEFDVNAAAERGMAFEALDQLAMDHLLGVR from the coding sequence ATGACGGAACGCTTCACGCCCACGCCCGACGACAAGTTCACCTTCGGACTGTGGACGGTGGGCTGGCAGGGGCGCGACCCCTTCGGCGATGCGACCCGCACGGCGATCGACCCGGTCGACTCCGTGCAGCGGCTCGCGGAGCTCGGTGCGTACGGTGTGACATTCCACGACGACGACCTGATCCCGTTCGGCTCGACGGACACCGAGCGCGAAGGGATCGTGAAGCGGTTCCGGCAGGCGCTGGACGCGGCCGGACTCGTCGTCCCCATGGCGACGACGAACCTCTTCACCCATCCGGTGTTCAAGGACGGCGCGTTCACCGCCAACGACCGGGACGTACGCCGCTACGCCCTGCGCAAGACGTTGCGCAACATCGACCTCGCCGTCGAGCTCGGCGCCACCACCTATGTGGCCTGGGGCGGCCGCGAGGGCTCCGAGTCCGGCGCCGCCAAGGACATCCGGGTCGCTCTCGACCGTATGAAGGAAGCCTTCGACCTGCTCGGCGACTACGTCACCGAGCAGGGGTACGACCTGAAGTTCGCCATCGAGCCCAAGCCGAACGAGCCGCGCGGCGACATCCTGCTGCCGACCATCGGTCACGCCCTCGCCTTCATCGAGCGTCTGGAGCGCCCGGAGCTGGTCGGCGTCAACCCGGAGACCGGGCACGAGCAGATGGCCGGGCTGAACTTCCCGCACGGCATCGCGCAGGCACTGTGGGCAGGCAAGCTCTTCCACATCGACCTGAACGGTCAGTCCGGCATCAAGTACGACCAGGACCTGCGCTTCGGCGCGGGTGACCTGCGCCAGGCGTTCTGGCTCGTCGACCTGCTGGAGACGGCCGGCTACCAGGGCCCGCGGCACTTCGACTTCAAGCCGCCGCGGACCGAGGACTACGACGGTGTCTGGGCCTCGGCCGCCGGCTGCATGCGCAACTACCTGATCCTCAAGGAGCGCGCCGCCGCCTTCCGCGCCGACCCCGCCGTGCGGGAGGCGCTGCGCGCGTCCCGGCTCGACGAGCTGGCCCGCCCCACCGCCGAGGACGGCGTGGCGGGGCTGCTGGCCGACCGGTCGGCGTTCGAGGAGTTCGACGTGAACGCGGCGGCGGAACGAGGCATGGCGTTCGAGGCCCTGGACCAGCTGGCGATGGACCACCTGCTCGGGGTCCGCTGA
- a CDS encoding DUF305 domain-containing protein: MTSAARSSRPMMVAGGAVLLLALGLVALMLVRPSSSAGSAAPAAAPSDTSVDVGFARDMSIHHQQAVEMSFIVRDRTSDVAVRRLAYDIINTQANQRGMMLGWLEMWGRAKSSSAPPMEWMGHTVTPRGDGSLMPGMATDTELDALRVAKGKDAEVLFLKLMTAHHRAGAEMAQAAAAAAGTDEIRNLAAGMVRGQQSEIALMADMLKERGSTA, encoded by the coding sequence GTGACGTCCGCGGCCCGCTCCTCGCGCCCGATGATGGTGGCGGGCGGTGCGGTGCTGCTGCTGGCGCTGGGCCTGGTCGCGCTGATGCTCGTACGGCCGTCGTCCTCCGCGGGCTCCGCCGCACCGGCGGCCGCACCCTCGGACACGTCCGTCGATGTCGGGTTCGCGCGCGACATGTCGATCCACCATCAGCAGGCGGTCGAGATGTCGTTCATCGTGCGGGACCGTACGTCCGACGTGGCTGTACGCCGGCTCGCGTACGACATCATCAACACCCAGGCCAATCAGCGCGGCATGATGCTCGGCTGGCTGGAGATGTGGGGTCGGGCGAAGTCGTCGAGCGCACCTCCCATGGAGTGGATGGGGCACACGGTCACGCCCAGGGGCGACGGTTCGCTGATGCCGGGGATGGCGACCGACACCGAACTCGACGCACTGCGGGTGGCGAAGGGCAAGGACGCCGAGGTGCTGTTCCTGAAGCTGATGACCGCGCACCACCGTGCCGGTGCGGAGATGGCACAGGCGGCGGCCGCCGCGGCCGGAACCGACGAGATCAGGAATCTGGCGGCGGGCATGGTCCGGGGCCAGCAGTCCGAGATCGCACTCATGGCGGACATGCTCAAGGAGCGCGGTTCGACGGCCTGA
- a CDS encoding DUF3105 domain-containing protein encodes MASAKKQNTPAAARRAKLEEARRKERARERRSRIITLTASVAVIAALVAGGGYLMSAANDKEEAEVEAKSSPVQGERTWDKLAQNHVEKKVDYPMNPPVGGDHNPVWMNCDADVYTKAIPKENAVHSLEHGAVWVTYTSKAKPADIKKLGERVEATPYSLMSPVEDQAAPLMLSAWGKQVTVTSATDARVAQFFTKYVQGPQTPEPGAACTGGVAQ; translated from the coding sequence ATGGCTTCCGCCAAGAAACAGAACACCCCTGCCGCCGCACGCCGCGCCAAGCTGGAGGAGGCCCGCCGCAAGGAGCGGGCCCGCGAGCGGCGCAGCCGCATCATCACCCTCACCGCCTCCGTCGCCGTGATCGCCGCACTCGTCGCGGGCGGCGGCTACCTGATGTCCGCCGCCAACGACAAGGAAGAGGCCGAGGTCGAGGCCAAGTCCTCGCCCGTGCAGGGCGAGCGGACCTGGGACAAGCTCGCCCAGAACCATGTCGAGAAGAAGGTCGACTACCCCATGAACCCGCCGGTCGGCGGCGATCACAACCCGGTGTGGATGAACTGCGACGCCGATGTCTACACCAAGGCGATACCGAAGGAGAACGCCGTCCACTCCCTTGAGCACGGCGCGGTCTGGGTCACGTACACGAGCAAGGCGAAGCCGGCCGACATCAAGAAACTGGGCGAGCGGGTCGAGGCAACGCCCTACTCCCTGATGAGCCCGGTCGAGGACCAGGCCGCTCCGCTCATGCTCAGCGCCTGGGGCAAGCAGGTGACGGTGACGAGCGCCACCGACGCACGCGTGGCGCAGTTCTTCACCAAGTACGTGCAGGGTCCGCAGACCCCGGAGCCGGGCGCGGCCTGCACCGGCGGGGTCGCCCAGTGA